ATTTATGATGAAGCAATGAATACTGCATTTGCATACGTATCTAGGCCTTCTCTAAAAAATGTATAAATCTTGATCGACCCAACAAGGACGAATGCGTTCAACTAAAGGATGGAATTGAACAAATGGGAGGTAGAGGAATTAGGAGAAATAGTGAAATACACTTGTGGTTGGAGGAGAATTATGTGCGTCTTATATGTGGTGTGAAGTCATTGAATAAAATTAATACTAGATGTGATGCCCACCCACAACGCTTTCCTCAGCTAATTCATGATAGACCAACTACCAATGCTGTTGTTaaatttggaatttttttacttgttttttagggaggaaaaataacattttaaaattgCTTGTtgaatttatttgttttttttatttaatggttatttgttttcttaaattttaagttttaataaCTATTTACCCAAGCGGCGTGCTGTCAAGGGTTGTCTCTCACATCAATTAATAACGACACATCAACAAATTTCGTTACTACATTAACAACAGAGTGGCGGAGGAATCAAAACCATTCACGTCAAAAAGATTTGGGACACAAACTTTTATTTTAAGCACTAGAATCACACTTGCACAATCATATTAGATCAGTGACCAAATGTATGTGTAATTAAGCTTACATTTGGTGTACATAGAAAATATTATGGAAGAAATTGAAGGTGTACTCACTAGAAAGTTTACTAAAGTAAAGTAGCAAAACAAATGATTTCATtataaagaagataaaaaagtGGAAAATtgttattaaaaatttaatttattatatcacaaattaaaagagtaattaatatttttaacaatTATGAATTTATGATAATTGTCCTTTTGTACTCTTAGAATATGTCAATAAAACAACCCAACTTGTGAAAGTGAACCCCAAAATAGTTCATGTCCACTCAAATTGAAATTAGAGACAAAAGTGGTTAATTGCCCTTCTTTCTGCCCACAGAAAAGGTCTTCAGAGTTCAGAGAACTCCTATCTCCTCCATTCAAATTTTGGAAACCAATAATTGAAATTCAGATCTGAAAGGGTGGTGagtaaaaagaaattaaagaagaaaTGATAAAGCACCGCATTATGTGTACATTTGCACAAAAGGGCACTCCATAATTTTTACATATGCTTGTTCAATTCCCTTGCAGGATACAAGTACAAGAAGATTGCAATCTAACTCTGGATTCTTTCTAGCTAGCTAGCTAATAAGTACATGTTTGAAAATCTCTTTACAATTACTGATTCTACaactaaaatcaattctagaaaAACTAGTGAGCAGCTTCTAGAATTGATTCAGAGAAAATTgaaactgatccaaacatgttataccTCAGGAATGCTCTGCAAAGCAGGCCTCCAAGGGCGATGGAGTGAGTCATATTGACCACTATGTTCCATCAAATGAGCCAACATCTCCTCCACCCTTAACCCTTTCACCTCCACTTTCCCAACTAACGCCTCCAATTGCTTCTTTGTGATCTTTATCTTCACCTCTTGATAACTTGTATTTGTTTTCTCACCATAGCTTGATCCTGCAATAAAACAACCACCCTCAGCTGCCGCTGTTGGAGAGTCATCGCCGCCGACGGTGGAATATTGGTGGTTGTGCCTTAAGCAATTGCCCATTTTCTGATTTTGGTTAACACTGAAATGCCTTGTGCTTCAGGAAGAGAATATTAAGAGAGAGATGAGGATCTGGTGGGTGATCATCATATATATAGTCTAGGAAATATGTtaaacacaaaaaataaaaattgggaAAAGAGTCAATAATATTTAATGCCATGTTGGATTTCAGACGTGGCAAGTATGGGTCCCTGTGTTTTCCAACCAACTCAAACATATCATATGCGCGCATGTGATGAGAGAGATCACCTTGGAGCCGGCATAGCACTAGCTTGTGCCGACTAAAAAGGTTAATTATAACACATTTTGTAATTAGATTATGTATGAATAATTAGCTTAATTAAGTGCTTATTTATAAGTGAATTTAATAAGTTTAGGGTAGAATTAAGTGCATAATTAAGTATGTAGATTAATTGGCACGATGTTGTTTTAACTTTAAGTATATTTTTGTCCAAATGAATATTAGGTAAGTCGAGTTATTTGGATCACATTTGTCCTATCCGACTCAATTAAGATTGCTTCATGagcttcaaaattaaaaaaaaaattatcaagtaaatttaaaatattaagttATAAGTTAATTTCAGCATCATAAGTTATTTCAAATAAGCTCGTTTAATGAACACGTACTATGACAAAATAATTGCATGTGAACCATACACATGAACACTTATAAAGATGTGTTTTAACTTTTTAAGTATTGCTAAATTTCATAAAGGTGTGTGAACCATACAATTCTAGTACTTCCTCCGTTTCAAAATAACTGACACAATTTCtagctaaattttatttttaattatttgtcactttacaaagttcaaaagagcattaattatactttaccaattgtacccttcatttatttgtggtaggaaaattgaaaagttagaattaataaaagAGGTAAAGGGTATAGTAGGAAGttagattgtaattttaataaaacaagaacattaattgctacattttttaatacttgtgcaacaaccttaaagtgtcagttatATAGAAATAGAGGAAGTAATATCTGTGATACAATATTATTTCTAGTTACCACAAATTATTTATAGttgtaattattttttacagTTTGTGATGATTTAATGTTAAATCGccggttcaaaaaaaaatgttttttatgtTAAATGGCCACAAATTGTGAGTGTTGCATATATTTTAGTGTCCATAAATAGCCACTAACGTATGTTTAATGCAAATTTTAGGCTAGAGCAGTGAAGCCATGAATAGATATCACCCAAAAAAGTCAAAACCTATCTGCATTGCACTTATTGCACCAATGaaaccaccactactacaaTGCAATCAAAATTGAAATGTTGATCAATGTTTAGGTGTGAACGAGATTTGGTTTGGAATCTAGCATAAACTTGTTAgtaggatcttttattttttcctcCATTCTTACTTAGGCATTCCCGATGCAATAACGTGAAATCGAGCAAAAGCAACtcttttctgaattttttttcttaattttcctTGAAAACATGGCAAGTAATTAATCTATGGATTTAATCAATTTAATTACCGTATATCAGATTAATAGTTTGGAAATTGAGAATGAAAATGCTGTACGTATATTAATTCTTGAAAACAAAGGATGACTAAAATCTTTATTCAATTCACCTTGCCTTATAGTAATAGGCGTACCTAAcctaaaaaaatgtaaaatgtaATCATTAGATAAATATTTAACATATTCAATGACTAGGTCATTATTAGTCTACCTAAATCTTAATATTCAAATTACATAACAAAGAAACGCCCTAGAGACCAACAAAGTTCAACACAACTGGTAGATAGTTGTGCtcttattaaaatatttatttgaggGTTAAATCCATGTGTAGTTTGTTTAGAGAAGAATTTGTAAGGAGATGTTTAGTccctataatatttttttttgaaaagccaaaACTATATTAACAAGCACAAGATGTGCAAACAAACAGAATACAATGTTCAAGGAGCTTAGACTCAGATAACCGACCCATAAGTAGCACGATAACTGAGCTATATAACAAGttacatgaaaaaaaatacCAACCCCAACAGAGCCAATAGAACAAAAAACGGAAGAATTCCTTTAATTCCCCATCATACAAATCTGAGGTTATGTAATCCACTCATAAAATGAGGATTTGAAGCTTTGCAACAGAGATTTGAGCCACAACCAGGATCTCAATTTCACCAGTTCTACTAATTCTTCCAGATTCAGTTGTTCCCTTTTGAAGACCACTGCATTCCTATGAATCCAAATGCTCCAAATAACAGCGAGCCAAATTGTCCTCCAGCACAACCTTTGCTTTCTATTTTTCCCCCAGTTTTCATTTTGCATAAAGTGAGTATTATAATCTACTGGCAGCACTGTTTTTATCCCTAACCATGCATAGCAGCTCATCCAAATCTTATATGAGAACTTGCAGCCAAAGAATAAATGACTTACATTTTCCAATTGTTGGGAGCAAAGAAAGCAATTGCCACTTCTACTGTTATCCATATCTACTCCCCTCTGAATCAGATTGTCCAACGTTGGTAACCTTCCATGTGCAACCTTCCACGCATGACAAGCAACCTTAGAAGGAACCAGACCTCGCCACACTTCTTTGAAAAAACAGTTGCTGTCCTCATGAGTAAACTGATCCAAGTATGCTGATTTCACTGAATATCGTCGCTCCGGATCACTGTTCCATTGCCAAGAATCCTTCACATTTCTCTGGATCTGAACTGAAGATAAAACCTGCATTAAATTATCTAAAATCTGCTGCTCATGCACAAACAGATTTCTTCTCCACCTTAGCTTCCATACCCAACCCTCCACCCCCCATTCCCCCAACTCCGCCACTAAACAATTCTTTTGAACAGACATGTCATACAACCTTTTGAATTTCTGTTTAAGACATTCCCCTCTTACCCAGCGCTCCTCCCAAAACCTTACTGACCCGCCATCCCCCACTACCCTCTTCAAATTTTCTTGAAACCACCCCCCCTTCTCACTGCACTCCCCGATCATCCCTAGATCCTTCCACCAATTTGACCCCTTCCCAAAGCAT
This is a stretch of genomic DNA from Lotus japonicus ecotype B-129 chromosome 1, LjGifu_v1.2. It encodes these proteins:
- the LOC130731525 gene encoding uncharacterized protein LOC130731525 produces the protein MGNCLRHNHQYSTVGGDDSPTAAAEGGCFIAGSSYGEKTNTSYQEVKIKITKKQLEALVGKVEVKGLRVEEMLAHLMEHSGQYDSLHRPWRPALQSIPEV